In a single window of the Ruminococcus albus 7 = DSM 20455 genome:
- a CDS encoding beta-ketoacyl synthase N-terminal-like domain-containing protein — protein sequence MKFDEIAVIGMSCCFPKADTIDSFRTMLCEGKDAVRRISQNKKSRYGYTDRIDEKEYAFLETEDHFDPEFFGISETEALELTAVGRNLLKLCVQAVEQAGYSLDELKEHRTGLIVSLSEEELTDQTDLLSGKGGMVLGKIAHYLGGIHKAYLVDTTCTSALTAIHQACTELRADECDMVIAASFHLTQFRNTPQGYRCVEELTKIASPDFRSYPFQERANGTGIGEGGGAVLLKRISDAIRDRDSVDAVICGSSMAYTGSEKTDLSIPEERTLLRNVTEAMKYADVKVSQIGSIEAHGTGTKIGDAIELQAYAKALTGSERKCRITAVKSNIGHLEHAAGMASFIKMVLQVSEGKHYPICGFHDKTTAVAWENSTLLPCDTLLDWDEEERFGIVGSYAMNGSCVHMVMRNAKKQQVDEVVQRPCVLRLSAQAHDLLEKLIDSCCTALGSLPQQDLADFAFTMNTGRPKCKYTAAVTGSTCEEMIQALHSCQTEKITERLKATTVVLLCSGSGETKAQTPEEYVKEKFRQISYLRDLGIPVHSVLGCGLGNVVVRHWQNNSISDEELQSDIERWKDQNGCNEEKFLQYIHKQTSGGAVIYLTAEEGLLGSLLEHDGTAELVRLEKIAGAEKLLQILCSKGADIDWHMYYRTTGQHLRRIAVPASPLKDKIIWRNMQ from the coding sequence TTGAAATTTGATGAAATTGCCGTGATCGGAATGAGCTGTTGTTTCCCTAAGGCAGATACGATCGATTCCTTCCGCACTATGCTCTGTGAGGGCAAGGATGCTGTGCGAAGGATCTCTCAAAATAAGAAGTCAAGATACGGATACACTGACAGGATAGATGAGAAAGAATATGCTTTTCTGGAAACCGAAGATCATTTTGATCCGGAATTTTTTGGAATTTCTGAAACCGAAGCACTGGAACTCACCGCTGTTGGACGAAATCTTCTGAAGCTTTGCGTGCAGGCGGTTGAACAAGCCGGCTATTCGTTGGATGAACTGAAAGAACATCGCACCGGTCTGATAGTGAGTCTGTCTGAAGAAGAACTGACTGATCAGACAGATCTGCTGTCAGGAAAAGGCGGAATGGTGCTTGGTAAGATCGCACATTATCTTGGGGGCATTCATAAGGCTTATCTCGTAGATACGACTTGTACTTCGGCTTTGACGGCGATCCATCAGGCTTGCACTGAGCTGAGGGCAGATGAATGCGATATGGTAATTGCTGCATCATTTCATCTGACGCAGTTTCGGAATACTCCCCAGGGCTATCGCTGTGTGGAGGAACTGACGAAGATCGCATCACCGGATTTCCGCTCCTATCCGTTCCAGGAGCGTGCGAACGGAACGGGGATCGGTGAAGGCGGCGGTGCTGTTTTACTGAAACGAATATCGGATGCCATCAGAGATCGTGATTCTGTCGATGCAGTCATCTGTGGGTCTTCAATGGCTTACACAGGAAGTGAAAAGACAGATCTTTCGATCCCTGAGGAACGTACGCTGCTCAGGAATGTGACGGAAGCTATGAAGTATGCCGATGTTAAAGTATCGCAGATAGGTTCCATTGAAGCGCATGGGACAGGTACAAAGATCGGTGATGCCATAGAGCTCCAGGCTTATGCAAAGGCATTGACAGGCAGTGAAAGGAAATGCAGGATCACTGCTGTCAAATCCAACATCGGTCATCTGGAACATGCTGCCGGCATGGCATCATTTATTAAAATGGTCCTGCAAGTATCAGAGGGTAAGCATTATCCGATCTGTGGTTTTCATGATAAAACTACAGCAGTAGCATGGGAGAACTCAACCCTGCTGCCTTGTGATACACTTCTTGATTGGGATGAGGAGGAACGCTTTGGTATTGTAGGAAGCTATGCGATGAACGGCAGCTGTGTACATATGGTGATGCGGAACGCCAAGAAACAGCAGGTAGATGAAGTTGTGCAGCGTCCTTGTGTTCTTCGGCTTTCTGCACAAGCGCATGATCTTCTTGAAAAACTGATCGACTCATGCTGTACAGCACTTGGAAGTTTACCGCAGCAGGATCTGGCTGATTTTGCATTCACCATGAATACTGGTCGTCCAAAATGCAAATATACAGCAGCAGTCACAGGTTCTACCTGTGAGGAGATGATACAAGCCTTACACAGCTGTCAAACGGAAAAGATCACAGAACGGCTGAAAGCAACAACAGTCGTTTTATTGTGTTCAGGATCGGGAGAAACAAAAGCACAGACTCCTGAAGAATATGTCAAGGAGAAATTCAGGCAGATCAGTTACTTGAGAGATCTGGGCATCCCGGTCCATTCGGTGCTGGGATGCGGTCTGGGTAATGTTGTTGTAAGACATTGGCAGAATAACAGCATATCGGATGAAGAACTGCAGAGTGATATAGAACGTTGGAAAGATCAGAATGGCTGTAATGAAGAAAAATTTCTACAGTATATACACAAACAGACATCTGGCGGGGCTGTTATCTATCTGACCGCAGAAGAAGGGCTGCTCGGCAGTCTTTTAGAGCATGACGGCACAGCGGAACTGGTACGGCTGGAGAAAATAGCAGGAGCGGAAAAACTCCTTCAGATACTTTGCAGCAAAGGTGCAGATATCGACTGGCATATGTATTACCGTACTACAGGTCAGCATCTTCGTCGTATCGCAGTCCCTGCCAGTCCGCTGAAAGACAAAATAATATGGAGGAATATGCAGTGA
- a CDS encoding non-ribosomal peptide synthetase, translating to MQSEQQWLPSDAEHISGSTIQRANFALDKELSDALLAISNGKSAVLKILIWTAYNIFLNRLTGQKQVICRLYQKGDLCSYTVDIDETRTIREQLNYQLKLWKCEDTANDGMIGAAILMQNEIKDTESPYSIVYSSDTVSWIYNEASYSKERIRYYGEKYLKILREILVDQYIPISSIEWYDQEELEAFSRSENGFRKAIDSSGSFLVRLQKQAQASPERIAVFHRDGNVTYHELLCMAEHIRQELLRSGCGAKEKIAVFCAHRPFTIAAIVAIAAIGAFYVPVDDRTPPQRVQELLTENRIRVLLCESGDSPQADGICILQVSLDRTEIPIPPAEDEQTGYVIFTSGTTGKPKGILIDEPKLMNLCVWYAETFGIDQNSRVMLLNNFNFDASIKNLYTPLMQGAAVVCTKNGLFNTFEIIEDIRQFQVTHINCVPSLMAAILDTARHENFRHLESVQDTILGGDVFECGPLRLWAGAENCHSTFANVYGPAECTSVSTFCCIDRSEVLQSDKTPIGRPIYNKNVYVLNDTLRRVPMGTVGQIFISGLGVITGYETAVNEQARFMQAPWDSDELLYATGDLGAWDENGELLYFGRNDNQLKVNGQRIEAEELEIRAQSCREIESCIVRLWKDEGNNGHLVLYYTVSPGVKGTAKEEIRSYLRSIFPPSLVPQQYVCLEKLPLTANGKKDRDHLPMPVQEHTEPCISDASELEQKILEAWRLTLNRQDISLKEHFFEAGGSSLLLYKLKSEIDRILGTDIELVSLLNYTTVKEQAVWLSGKDEVKTATLQSEPEIMIQRSQIRSKRKQLLRGGKP from the coding sequence ATGCAGTCTGAACAGCAATGGCTGCCGTCTGATGCTGAACATATATCCGGCAGCACGATACAGCGAGCCAATTTTGCATTGGATAAAGAACTTTCCGATGCTTTGCTTGCTATATCCAATGGAAAAAGCGCTGTCCTGAAAATCCTGATCTGGACAGCATACAATATTTTTCTGAACCGGCTGACAGGACAGAAACAAGTAATATGCAGGTTGTATCAAAAAGGAGATCTGTGTTCCTATACAGTGGATATTGACGAAACGCGAACCATTCGGGAACAGCTGAATTATCAGTTGAAGCTCTGGAAATGTGAAGATACTGCTAATGACGGAATGATAGGCGCTGCGATACTGATGCAGAATGAAATAAAGGATACGGAAAGTCCTTACAGTATTGTGTACAGCAGCGATACGGTAAGCTGGATATATAACGAAGCATCATATTCAAAGGAACGTATCAGATACTATGGTGAAAAATACCTTAAGATCCTTCGTGAAATCCTGGTTGATCAGTATATTCCTATCAGCAGTATCGAATGGTATGATCAGGAAGAGCTGGAAGCATTTTCACGTTCGGAAAACGGCTTCAGGAAGGCGATAGATAGTTCTGGATCATTTCTTGTACGTTTGCAGAAACAAGCGCAGGCATCACCTGAACGTATCGCAGTTTTTCATCGTGACGGGAATGTGACCTATCACGAATTGCTATGTATGGCGGAGCATATACGACAGGAACTTTTGCGCAGCGGCTGCGGTGCGAAGGAAAAGATCGCTGTATTCTGTGCACATCGTCCGTTCACTATTGCTGCGATCGTTGCTATTGCAGCAATTGGGGCATTTTATGTTCCTGTGGATGACCGCACACCACCACAGCGAGTTCAGGAACTCTTGACTGAAAATCGTATCCGTGTTCTTTTATGCGAATCGGGGGACAGTCCGCAGGCAGATGGGATCTGTATCCTGCAGGTCTCTTTGGATCGCACTGAGATACCCATTCCTCCTGCAGAAGATGAGCAGACAGGATATGTGATCTTTACTTCCGGAACTACAGGAAAACCCAAGGGCATCCTGATCGATGAACCTAAGCTTATGAACCTGTGTGTCTGGTATGCAGAAACCTTCGGGATAGATCAGAACAGCCGTGTGATGCTCCTCAATAACTTTAATTTCGATGCATCAATAAAAAATCTGTACACGCCGTTGATGCAGGGAGCTGCTGTGGTATGCACGAAGAATGGTTTGTTCAATACATTTGAGATCATTGAAGATATACGTCAGTTTCAGGTCACGCATATAAACTGTGTCCCTTCGCTGATGGCAGCCATTCTGGATACTGCAAGACATGAGAATTTCAGACATCTTGAAAGTGTACAGGACACAATTCTGGGCGGTGACGTATTTGAATGCGGACCGCTGCGTCTTTGGGCAGGTGCGGAGAATTGTCACAGTACATTTGCTAATGTCTATGGCCCTGCAGAATGCACCAGTGTTTCTACCTTCTGCTGTATTGATCGGAGCGAAGTGCTTCAATCTGATAAAACGCCGATCGGAAGACCGATCTATAATAAAAACGTCTATGTACTTAATGATACACTGCGGCGTGTTCCGATGGGAACAGTCGGGCAGATATTTATTTCAGGCTTAGGGGTGATCACTGGGTATGAAACCGCAGTGAATGAGCAGGCACGTTTTATGCAGGCTCCCTGGGATTCAGATGAGCTGTTGTATGCAACAGGAGATCTTGGTGCATGGGATGAAAACGGAGAACTATTGTATTTTGGAAGAAACGATAATCAGCTGAAAGTCAACGGACAAAGGATCGAAGCGGAAGAATTGGAGATCCGTGCGCAGTCGTGCAGAGAGATCGAATCCTGCATAGTACGTCTTTGGAAAGATGAAGGCAACAATGGACATCTTGTGCTGTACTATACTGTAAGTCCCGGAGTCAAGGGGACAGCAAAAGAAGAGATACGTTCATATCTTCGCAGTATTTTCCCGCCGTCACTGGTGCCTCAGCAGTATGTCTGCCTGGAAAAGCTTCCGTTGACAGCAAATGGCAAAAAGGACAGAGATCATCTTCCGATGCCTGTGCAGGAACACACAGAACCTTGCATTTCTGATGCAAGCGAGCTGGAACAGAAGATACTTGAGGCGTGGAGACTTACACTTAACAGGCAGGATATTTCACTCAAGGAACATTTTTTTGAAGCCGGCGGTTCATCGCTTCTGCTATATAAGTTAAAATCAGAGATCGACCGTATCCTTGGTACGGACATCGAACTTGTATCGCTGCTCAATTATACAACGGTGAAGGAACAGGCAGTCTGGCTTTCCGGAAAGGATGAAGTTAAGACCGCAACGCTACAGTCTGAACCTGAGATCATGATACAGCGCAGCCAGATCCGCTCTAAGAGAAAACAACTGTTGAGAGGAGGGAAACCTTGA
- a CDS encoding AMP-binding protein, which yields MKQLLSVLRSLSQIKDLRVKRTENGETEIYLLAKEPVPDAYLSYLKHQEPDADTIRIYKVDEAAFCGISSELQVSVDDLEQVQAKLSSNVFFEQEFFPCEDNLCIPDLTQYPVSFENKANSKKAICHGRGDISSELEKFRIGDLSQFLFRAAKSDQKVVFIKADGSVTEESYSLLLERAKRIAMQVRKLPYGNYPVLMFQFTDNQDFIETFWGCVLSGIVPVPVQTCANYGIADANTSRVYNIWKILDKPPIITSDALYGSMLDIQEVYKEQMQIFPFSCLMKENDEPFEHIERPIDDLALIMFTSGSTGLPKGVKLSHFNLISQVIGQVSLNGFTSADISMNWMPLTHVGGIIYFHLRDVYLCALQVHVDTDLVLKNPLSWLDIIDEYRACITWSPNFAYKLIVDALECGDVHKEWDLSCMHTFLDGGEAVIAEVGLAFLKGLKPFGLRSTAFVPSYGMSETSSGVIYYFGFNEDTIRPTDNFVPVGEIVPGDSVRIVDEHDQLKCEGEIGRFQVKGNTITKGYFNNEKATRESYTEDGWFNTGDLAFIKDGMLSITGREKDVIIINGVNYYNHEIESELETLQEVRSSFCVAGAVTVVPGTPEKLLILYSAQEISDDVLLEQSDDTMAYIDRVNEKIRRDLAKNFNLFPHDVVCIPSFEILKTDIGKLQRKKMIELYLKGMYRKYTDSAAGISTSETDEKNKPLMTRIWQEKPCTHEAEQDCTVLLVGTIRGSIHSLIEDNYTKVLPFSKYDTLPADTHVSVIMDFGQDSDIHTKITILQDTVRSLEEYGLDRVVLNVFTSGGFYAKPGDSVNENAVFNGILQSYQMENGNIFVKQIDVAEGDMLPGAEEITQTNDHVIVYRSGVRYVPYLVSADVDTSVTQPITEGGLYLVTGITGGVGRKITSFLARNYNCRFIAVGRKSEEAAREIFRSEQMDESVLAYRNIELSDTDQLSSFVADAEQMDGSTLAGILHFAGSVSELHGGRDHWEEFRLHFLVSETMGSFDEALAPKGYAVSSLCKLLEGRPDCRMLLLSSVNAFFGGSSLAAYSGANSFLNEMALSCMEKHPQVYCINFANLSNIGMSADIPDGLKESSKKNGFYLLTLEEAASVMLYVLAHHIRFSFYGINLQNRNMQQFCCEPMQQRIIAYLPKAQEPGQISSILGNTAELRFGRLADYEVRIQSLHSRMPQLEAWKDTLRSRGLFASASRLLQPSTETEQAIYNIWKEVLQIEDFGIDKSYFTIGGNSLNSFRTLEKMNRHFNTELTIADFFTYNSVQEFAELLDQRSKNDNQEEGMF from the coding sequence GTGAAGCAATTATTGTCAGTATTAAGATCGCTGTCACAGATCAAGGATCTGCGCGTTAAGCGAACAGAAAACGGTGAGACCGAGATCTATCTGCTAGCAAAAGAGCCGGTTCCGGATGCGTACCTTTCCTATCTGAAACATCAGGAGCCGGATGCAGATACCATACGAATATATAAAGTGGATGAAGCTGCATTCTGCGGCATCAGCAGTGAACTGCAGGTATCTGTGGACGATCTCGAACAGGTACAGGCAAAGCTTTCTTCAAATGTCTTTTTTGAGCAGGAATTCTTCCCGTGCGAGGATAATCTTTGTATTCCCGACCTTACGCAGTACCCGGTCAGCTTTGAGAACAAGGCTAACAGCAAAAAAGCTATCTGCCATGGACGCGGTGACATCAGTTCTGAACTTGAAAAATTCCGTATCGGAGATCTGTCGCAGTTCCTGTTTCGCGCTGCAAAGTCAGATCAGAAGGTCGTTTTCATCAAGGCAGACGGTTCAGTTACGGAAGAATCGTATTCACTCCTTCTGGAACGCGCTAAGCGTATTGCGATGCAGGTACGCAAGCTTCCATACGGCAATTATCCGGTCCTGATGTTTCAGTTTACCGATAATCAGGATTTTATAGAAACATTCTGGGGATGCGTCCTGTCGGGTATCGTTCCTGTGCCTGTGCAGACCTGTGCGAATTATGGGATTGCTGATGCAAACACATCACGTGTTTATAATATCTGGAAGATCCTTGATAAACCCCCGATAATCACTTCGGATGCTCTTTACGGCAGTATGCTGGATATACAGGAAGTATATAAAGAACAGATGCAGATATTCCCGTTCAGCTGCCTGATGAAGGAGAACGATGAACCGTTTGAGCATATCGAACGCCCGATCGACGATCTGGCACTTATCATGTTCACATCAGGTAGTACGGGATTGCCTAAAGGCGTTAAGCTTTCACATTTTAACCTGATCTCGCAGGTCATCGGTCAAGTATCACTGAACGGATTTACGTCCGCGGATATCAGTATGAACTGGATGCCGCTGACGCATGTAGGCGGTATCATTTATTTCCATCTTCGTGATGTGTATCTGTGTGCCTTGCAGGTACATGTGGATACAGATCTGGTGCTGAAGAATCCGCTTTCATGGCTTGATATAATTGATGAGTACCGTGCGTGTATCACATGGTCACCGAATTTTGCATATAAACTGATCGTTGATGCACTGGAATGCGGCGATGTACACAAAGAATGGGATCTTTCCTGTATGCATACGTTCCTGGACGGCGGAGAAGCAGTAATAGCAGAAGTGGGACTTGCCTTCTTGAAGGGATTAAAACCATTCGGACTCAGGTCAACGGCATTCGTACCTAGTTATGGTATGTCGGAAACATCATCTGGTGTCATATATTATTTCGGATTTAATGAGGATACTATCCGCCCGACTGATAATTTTGTACCTGTCGGTGAGATCGTTCCGGGTGACAGTGTGCGTATTGTCGATGAACACGATCAGCTCAAATGCGAAGGTGAGATCGGACGATTCCAGGTGAAAGGCAATACTATCACCAAGGGGTATTTCAATAACGAGAAGGCGACCCGTGAAAGTTATACTGAAGACGGCTGGTTCAATACCGGAGATCTTGCATTCATCAAAGACGGAATGCTTTCGATCACGGGACGTGAAAAGGATGTCATCATCATAAATGGTGTGAACTACTACAATCATGAGATCGAGAGCGAACTGGAAACTCTGCAGGAAGTCAGGAGTTCTTTCTGTGTGGCAGGTGCTGTCACCGTGGTACCCGGAACTCCGGAAAAACTTCTTATACTGTACAGTGCTCAGGAAATATCCGATGATGTACTGCTGGAGCAGTCTGATGATACTATGGCGTACATTGATCGAGTAAATGAGAAGATACGTCGCGACCTTGCTAAAAACTTTAATCTGTTTCCTCATGATGTGGTTTGTATACCGTCATTTGAGATACTTAAAACGGATATCGGCAAACTGCAGCGCAAAAAGATGATCGAACTGTACCTGAAGGGAATGTACAGAAAATATACCGACTCTGCTGCGGGAATATCCACTTCGGAAACGGACGAGAAAAACAAACCGCTGATGACCAGGATCTGGCAGGAAAAGCCCTGCACCCATGAGGCGGAGCAGGACTGTACGGTACTTCTTGTCGGAACGATAAGGGGATCAATTCACTCTTTGATTGAAGATAATTATACTAAGGTACTTCCGTTCAGTAAATATGATACACTGCCTGCAGATACGCACGTATCCGTGATCATGGACTTCGGACAGGACAGCGATATTCACACTAAGATCACCATTCTTCAGGATACTGTCCGCTCGCTGGAAGAATATGGACTTGATCGGGTAGTGCTAAATGTTTTCACAAGCGGAGGATTCTATGCAAAACCGGGAGACAGTGTGAATGAAAATGCTGTATTCAACGGGATCCTGCAAAGCTATCAGATGGAAAACGGAAATATATTTGTCAAGCAGATCGATGTGGCGGAAGGCGATATGTTGCCGGGTGCTGAAGAGATCACGCAGACTAACGACCATGTTATAGTCTACCGCAGCGGTGTCAGATATGTTCCGTATCTTGTGTCAGCAGATGTGGATACATCTGTCACACAGCCGATCACAGAAGGCGGTCTTTATCTTGTTACCGGTATAACAGGCGGTGTGGGAAGAAAGATCACGTCCTTCCTGGCAAGAAACTATAACTGCCGTTTTATTGCTGTAGGCAGAAAGTCTGAGGAAGCTGCACGAGAGATATTCCGCAGCGAGCAAATGGATGAAAGTGTTCTTGCGTACCGAAACATCGAGCTTTCAGATACGGATCAGCTTTCTTCCTTTGTTGCTGATGCAGAGCAAATGGATGGAAGTACCCTCGCAGGTATACTGCATTTTGCAGGCAGCGTATCCGAACTGCATGGCGGCAGAGATCATTGGGAAGAGTTCCGATTGCATTTTCTGGTATCCGAAACGATGGGATCCTTCGATGAGGCATTGGCGCCAAAGGGATATGCGGTTTCATCTCTTTGCAAGCTGCTTGAAGGCAGACCTGATTGTCGTATGCTTCTGCTATCGTCGGTAAATGCATTTTTCGGAGGTTCCTCGCTTGCAGCTTATTCAGGTGCGAACAGTTTCCTTAATGAAATGGCATTGTCTTGTATGGAAAAGCATCCTCAGGTGTACTGCATCAATTTTGCAAATCTTTCTAATATAGGAATGTCAGCCGATATCCCCGACGGTCTTAAAGAATCATCGAAGAAGAACGGTTTCTATTTGCTGACACTAGAAGAAGCAGCTAGCGTTATGTTGTATGTGCTGGCGCATCATATCCGTTTCTCGTTCTATGGCATCAATTTACAGAATCGGAATATGCAGCAGTTCTGCTGCGAGCCGATGCAGCAGCGGATCATAGCTTATCTGCCCAAAGCACAGGAACCCGGACAGATCTCATCGATCCTTGGCAATACCGCAGAACTTCGCTTTGGCAGGCTGGCTGACTATGAAGTTCGTATACAATCTCTTCACAGTCGTATGCCGCAGTTGGAGGCGTGGAAGGATACTCTGCGCAGCAGAGGATTATTTGCTTCGGCAAGCAGACTTCTTCAGCCGTCAACTGAAACAGAACAGGCAATTTATAACATCTGGAAAGAGGTATTGCAGATCGAAGATTTCGGAATAGATAAGTCCTATTTCACCATTGGCGGAAACTCTCTGAACAGTTTCCGTACGCTTGAGAAGATGAACCGACATTTCAATACAGAACTGACAATAGCAGATTTCTTTACCTACAATTCGGTACAGGAGTTTGCTGAATTACTTGACCAAAGATCAAAGAATGACAATCAGGAGGAGGGCATGTTCTGA
- a CDS encoding condensation domain-containing protein yields MEHKIEKLICEILGISEFGEQDDFFLKGGGSLEAIKLRNCIRTELGCDISLAEIFRHADLSSIASACRPLEVQQPEEGTIPVRAGELSLEQEGIWMYEKMYPSDYFRLTAIQEVQGEIDVERLQLAIKQTVQNHEMLRAEVRLGKDGLPMIQIQESFSRTLEILNWSKMPFVSDKSVHDAVKMIALSLDMEKIEKTARFVLIKLPQHRSFLTIGIHHLYSDEASFQVIFREIWDRYQNRTVRDADRYTTYIMEERRTGKLQVRSEKRERLERLAEQLYLEIPCSGTVKPGEFSTFVKDVRISDTYLQDLQLMARSRNLTMHTLFLGAFQILLHQLTGADLISVGIPVNSRMDDRFSDTCGLFVRETLIIQEISEADSFITFCGKLQLTVVDQIMDASVPFERLIRDLKHEKLLRTLPNHLHFNYIEETCRKDTKNGSPHISAIRFAETGHLCDLGLIVERQESRCRIALVANKNYLSESLLEGYADQFMTLLQTIVEGGMDRPISELCHVHSSDEDEIEADFSF; encoded by the coding sequence ATGGAGCATAAGATCGAGAAGCTGATCTGTGAGATCCTGGGAATATCGGAATTCGGTGAACAGGACGATTTCTTCCTGAAAGGCGGCGGATCTCTTGAAGCGATTAAGCTTCGGAACTGTATACGGACAGAGCTTGGCTGCGATATCTCATTGGCGGAGATCTTTCGCCATGCCGATCTTTCTTCAATAGCTTCAGCGTGCCGACCTCTTGAAGTGCAGCAGCCTGAAGAAGGAACAATTCCTGTTCGTGCTGGAGAGCTTTCCCTGGAACAGGAAGGTATCTGGATGTATGAAAAAATGTATCCGTCAGATTATTTCCGACTGACAGCTATACAGGAAGTACAGGGAGAGATCGATGTTGAAAGATTACAGCTGGCGATCAAGCAGACCGTTCAAAATCATGAGATGCTTCGTGCTGAGGTGCGTCTGGGTAAAGACGGCTTGCCGATGATACAGATACAAGAGTCATTTTCACGAACGCTTGAGATCCTCAACTGGTCGAAAATGCCATTCGTCAGTGATAAGTCGGTGCACGATGCTGTAAAAATGATCGCCTTATCACTGGATATGGAAAAAATCGAAAAAACAGCGCGGTTTGTTCTGATCAAGCTGCCGCAGCACCGTTCATTCCTTACTATAGGGATACATCATCTTTACAGTGATGAAGCTTCTTTTCAGGTGATCTTCCGCGAGATATGGGATCGTTACCAAAATCGGACTGTACGTGATGCCGATCGTTATACAACGTATATTATGGAGGAACGACGTACCGGTAAATTACAGGTGCGCTCAGAAAAAAGAGAGAGACTTGAACGTCTGGCAGAACAGCTGTATCTGGAAATACCTTGTTCAGGAACAGTTAAGCCTGGAGAATTTTCGACATTTGTTAAGGATGTACGGATATCAGATACGTATCTGCAAGATTTGCAGCTGATGGCACGCAGCCGAAATCTGACGATGCATACTCTGTTTCTCGGGGCATTTCAAATTCTGCTGCATCAACTGACGGGTGCTGATCTGATCAGTGTCGGGATTCCGGTCAACAGCCGAATGGATGATCGTTTTTCAGATACCTGTGGTCTGTTTGTGCGTGAGACCCTGATCATACAGGAGATCTCAGAAGCGGATAGCTTTATTACGTTTTGCGGTAAGTTGCAACTAACTGTCGTGGATCAGATCATGGATGCTTCTGTGCCATTTGAACGTCTTATCCGAGATCTGAAACACGAAAAACTGCTGCGTACTCTTCCTAATCATCTGCATTTCAATTATATAGAGGAAACTTGTCGGAAAGATACTAAGAATGGATCACCGCATATCAGTGCGATACGATTTGCGGAAACAGGACATCTTTGTGACTTAGGCCTTATTGTTGAACGTCAGGAGTCTCGCTGTAGGATCGCACTGGTCGCAAATAAGAACTATCTCAGCGAAAGTCTGCTGGAAGGGTATGCCGATCAATTCATGACACTTCTGCAAACCATTGTCGAAGGCGGTATGGATCGACCCATTTCAGAACTTTGTCACGTTCACAGTTCTGATGAAGATGAGATCGAAGCAGACTTTTCCTTTTGA
- a CDS encoding thioesterase II family protein, with product MLKHWFKYETEYEQKNVNLICFSHAGGSARAYIPWKQYLPIEVGLLPVQLPMRENRIRDKMPENIQSIVKQIVDENTEVFKKPFALFGHSLGSFFAFETAVYCQENLGVEPEAMFVSGTVDPAHSKEKGKMLDLDDGKLLRTLLNFDGTEQQLLENKSFRDYLLPILRTDFRLFREYKNTAQQVHCPIYSYSGSRDPFAMTGEVEKWRNFTNAQYSHKEFTGGHFYMNQHTEELCHDILRKLKLTGGIRNAV from the coding sequence ATGTTAAAGCATTGGTTTAAATACGAAACAGAATACGAGCAGAAAAATGTAAATCTCATTTGTTTTTCCCACGCCGGAGGGAGTGCAAGAGCATATATTCCTTGGAAACAGTACCTCCCCATAGAAGTCGGACTGCTGCCTGTGCAGCTTCCGATGCGTGAAAACCGCATTAGGGATAAGATGCCGGAAAACATCCAGAGCATTGTAAAACAGATCGTTGATGAAAATACTGAAGTCTTCAAAAAGCCCTTTGCACTTTTCGGACACAGTCTGGGCTCATTCTTCGCCTTTGAAACGGCTGTCTATTGTCAGGAAAATCTTGGAGTAGAACCTGAGGCGATGTTCGTTTCAGGGACGGTCGACCCTGCGCATTCAAAGGAAAAAGGAAAGATGCTGGATCTGGATGACGGTAAACTGCTGCGTACTCTCCTGAACTTCGACGGAACGGAGCAGCAGCTTCTGGAAAACAAAAGCTTCCGTGATTACCTGCTGCCGATCCTCAGAACAGATTTCAGACTGTTCAGGGAATACAAGAACACAGCGCAGCAAGTCCATTGTCCTATTTACAGTTACAGTGGCTCGCGAGATCCGTTTGCTATGACAGGAGAAGTTGAGAAATGGCGAAATTTTACCAATGCCCAGTATAGCCATAAGGAATTCACAGGAGGGCATTTCTATATGAACCAGCATACGGAGGAGCTTTGTCATGATATTCTCCGCAAGCTGAAACTGACAGGAGGGATCCGAAATGCAGTCTGA